The following proteins are encoded in a genomic region of Sporichthya brevicatena:
- a CDS encoding PRC-barrel domain-containing protein, whose product MRITEARLRPVVATSTATTLGHVAGFLIEAEAARIVGVRLETDGDANVLPWDRLESFGPDAVTVADADVLRTPADSAEERRADPDLDPIGKPAIEETGNGLGVVDDVDFDPETGALRAVLTEVYELPADKLLGLGSYALVFGELQGMTPA is encoded by the coding sequence ATGCGGATCACTGAGGCCCGGCTTCGCCCCGTCGTCGCGACGTCCACCGCCACCACACTCGGCCACGTCGCCGGTTTCCTCATCGAGGCCGAGGCGGCGCGGATCGTCGGCGTCCGGTTGGAGACCGACGGCGACGCGAACGTCCTGCCGTGGGACCGCCTCGAGTCCTTCGGCCCCGACGCCGTCACCGTCGCCGACGCCGACGTCCTGCGCACCCCCGCGGACAGCGCCGAGGAACGCCGGGCCGACCCTGACCTCGACCCGATCGGCAAGCCCGCGATCGAGGAGACCGGTAACGGCCTCGGCGTCGTCGACGACGTCGACTTCGACCCGGAGACCGGCGCCCTCCGCGCCGTCCTCACCGAGGTCTACGAACTCCCCGCGGACAAGCTCCTCGGCCTCGGCTCCTACGCCCTCGTCTTCGGCGAACTGCAGGGCATGACCCCGGCCTGA
- a CDS encoding DUF4235 domain-containing protein, whose translation MKLLYKPLAIALGIAAGSIAGKIVTKVWTKVDDNDVPPEPDLKEASWAVVLAGAALQGVVYSVVKAAVKRGGAQGMEKVTGTWPGKTADDLETAAA comes from the coding sequence ATGAAGCTGCTCTACAAGCCCCTGGCGATCGCCCTCGGCATCGCCGCCGGCTCGATCGCCGGCAAGATCGTCACCAAGGTCTGGACGAAGGTGGACGACAACGACGTCCCCCCGGAGCCGGACCTGAAGGAAGCGTCGTGGGCCGTCGTGCTCGCCGGCGCCGCCCTGCAGGGCGTCGTCTACTCCGTCGTGAAGGCGGCGGTGAAGCGCGGCGGCGCCCAGGGCATGGAGAAGGTGACCGGCACCTGGCCCGGCAAGACCGCCGACGACCTCGAGACCGCCGCCGCCTGA
- a CDS encoding DUF3618 domain-containing protein produces the protein MTTSENAQGTAEESAEPQTIDEIEAEIEATREELGATVDELSHRLDVKGRAQDKVSDIKVAASEKAGDVKTVVTEKTSVLGEQVKHTATDVTEKVKPLAQRREVQAAAAGALLLGVGAAVVSHRRK, from the coding sequence ATGACCACCTCCGAGAACGCCCAGGGCACGGCCGAGGAGTCGGCCGAGCCGCAGACCATCGACGAGATCGAGGCCGAGATCGAGGCGACCCGGGAGGAGCTCGGGGCGACCGTCGACGAGCTCTCACACCGGCTCGACGTGAAGGGCCGCGCGCAGGACAAGGTCTCCGACATCAAGGTCGCCGCCTCCGAGAAGGCCGGCGACGTCAAGACCGTCGTGACGGAGAAGACCTCCGTCCTCGGCGAGCAGGTCAAGCACACCGCGACCGACGTGACCGAGAAGGTCAAGCCCCTGGCCCAGCGCCGCGAGGTGCAGGCCGCCGCGGCCGGCGCGCTGCTGCTCGGCGTCGGCGCCGCCGTCGTCTCGCACCGTCGGAAGTGA
- a CDS encoding phage holin family protein, translated as MTQMSTHRRSDPADMSMGELVSSLSEQTSRLVRDEIKLATKELQAKGKHAGLGAGMFGGAGVVALYGVGALVAAAIGGLALAMDVWAAALIVAAVLFAVAAVLGLTGKKQVKQAVPPAPEQAMAGVKSDIETVKEHARR; from the coding sequence ATGACGCAGATGAGCACCCACCGCCGTTCGGACCCGGCGGACATGTCGATGGGCGAGCTGGTCTCGTCCCTGTCCGAGCAGACGTCCCGCCTGGTTCGGGACGAGATCAAGCTGGCGACCAAGGAGCTGCAGGCCAAGGGCAAGCACGCCGGCCTCGGCGCCGGCATGTTCGGTGGCGCGGGGGTGGTGGCGCTCTACGGCGTCGGCGCCCTGGTGGCCGCCGCCATCGGTGGCCTCGCGCTGGCGATGGACGTGTGGGCGGCGGCGCTGATCGTCGCGGCCGTCCTGTTCGCCGTGGCCGCCGTTCTCGGCCTCACGGGCAAGAAGCAGGTCAAGCAGGCGGTCCCGCCTGCGCCCGAGCAGGCCATGGCCGGCGTGAAGTCCGACATCGAGACCGTGAAGGAGCACGCCCGCCGATGA
- a CDS encoding long-chain fatty acid--CoA ligase, whose amino-acid sequence MKGPPLSATAGSTADHATAASIPGLLVDRVTRTPNATAFSFRSGSGWADLTWAQAQDRVRALAAGLIGLGVESETRVAILSSTRVEWILGDLAILAAGGATTTIYPSNTAGECAFVISDSDTRIVIAENDEQVAKLRSVRDQIPSVRAVVVMDGAGDGDWVHSFADLEADGAKRPEADPAAYAERVAAITGDRLATLMYTSGTTGRPKGVELTHDNWVYVAEAVMAVAIVRPDDLHFLWLPMSHSFGKALVVMMIAAGAPTAVDGSVDRIAANLGELRPTVVAAAPRVFEKIHNTIVATVRGEGGIKAHLFGWARGVGLEATKARQAGKSPSLLTQIQLQVADRLVLSKIRGRFGGRIRYFISGSAPLSAEIAEFFDAAGMTILEGYGLTESSAASFVNRPGAAKFGTVGPPLPGTEVKIAEDGEVLFRSRGIMRGYHGLPDETAATLLDGGWLATGDIGELDEVGRLRITDRKKELIKTSGGKYVAPAPIESSIKATCPYVGNVVVHGDRRNFCVALVTLDPDVTKPWAEANGLGADAAAWATNETVRAEVRKAIDEVNSSLPSYSTIKDFAILPTDFTVETGELTASMKVRRKTVESKYADVLDKFYAGSIQSV is encoded by the coding sequence GTGAAGGGCCCGCCCTTGTCCGCCACCGCCGGTTCCACCGCCGACCACGCCACCGCTGCCTCGATCCCGGGGCTGCTCGTCGACCGCGTCACCCGGACGCCGAATGCCACGGCCTTCAGCTTCCGCAGCGGCAGCGGCTGGGCCGACCTCACCTGGGCGCAGGCCCAGGACCGGGTCCGCGCGCTCGCCGCCGGGCTGATCGGTCTCGGCGTCGAGTCCGAGACCCGCGTCGCGATCCTGTCCAGCACGCGGGTGGAGTGGATCCTCGGCGATCTCGCGATCCTCGCCGCCGGCGGCGCGACGACGACGATCTACCCGTCGAACACCGCGGGCGAGTGCGCCTTCGTCATCAGCGACTCCGACACCCGGATCGTGATCGCGGAGAACGACGAGCAGGTGGCCAAGCTGCGCTCGGTGCGGGACCAGATCCCTTCGGTGCGTGCGGTCGTCGTCATGGACGGTGCCGGGGACGGCGACTGGGTCCACTCGTTCGCGGATCTGGAGGCGGACGGCGCGAAGCGCCCCGAGGCGGACCCGGCGGCCTACGCCGAGCGTGTCGCCGCCATCACCGGCGACCGCCTCGCGACGCTGATGTACACCTCCGGCACGACCGGCCGGCCCAAGGGCGTCGAGCTGACCCACGACAACTGGGTCTACGTCGCCGAGGCCGTGATGGCCGTCGCGATCGTGCGGCCCGACGACCTGCACTTCCTGTGGCTGCCGATGTCGCACTCGTTCGGCAAGGCGCTCGTGGTCATGATGATCGCGGCCGGGGCCCCGACGGCCGTCGACGGCAGCGTGGACCGGATCGCGGCCAACCTCGGCGAGCTCCGCCCGACGGTCGTCGCCGCGGCGCCGCGGGTGTTCGAGAAGATCCACAACACGATCGTCGCCACGGTCCGCGGCGAGGGCGGGATCAAGGCACACCTGTTCGGGTGGGCCCGCGGGGTCGGGCTGGAGGCGACGAAGGCCCGACAGGCCGGCAAGTCCCCGTCACTTCTGACGCAGATTCAGTTGCAGGTCGCGGACCGCTTGGTCCTTTCGAAGATCCGCGGTCGCTTCGGTGGCCGGATCCGCTACTTCATCTCCGGCTCCGCGCCGCTGTCGGCCGAGATCGCCGAGTTCTTCGACGCCGCCGGCATGACGATCCTCGAGGGCTACGGCCTCACCGAGTCCTCGGCCGCGAGCTTCGTGAACCGACCCGGGGCGGCGAAGTTCGGCACGGTCGGCCCGCCGCTGCCCGGCACCGAGGTGAAGATCGCCGAGGACGGCGAGGTGCTCTTCCGCAGCCGCGGCATCATGCGCGGCTACCACGGACTGCCCGACGAGACCGCGGCCACGCTGCTCGACGGCGGCTGGCTCGCGACCGGCGACATCGGCGAGCTCGACGAGGTCGGGCGGCTGCGCATCACCGACCGCAAGAAGGAACTGATCAAGACCTCGGGCGGCAAGTACGTCGCCCCGGCGCCGATCGAGAGCTCGATCAAGGCGACGTGCCCATACGTCGGCAACGTCGTCGTCCACGGCGACCGCCGCAACTTCTGCGTCGCGTTGGTGACGCTCGACCCCGACGTCACCAAGCCCTGGGCCGAGGCCAACGGGCTCGGTGCCGACGCGGCTGCGTGGGCGACCAACGAGACCGTCCGGGCCGAGGTGCGCAAGGCGATCGACGAGGTGAACTCGTCGCTGCCGAGCTACTCGACGATCAAGGACTTCGCGATCCTCCCGACCGACTTCACCGTCGAGACCGGGGAACTGACCGCGAGCATGAAGGTCCGGCGCAAGACCGTCGAGTCCAAGTACGCCGACGTCCTCGACAAGTTCTACGCGGGCTCGATCCAGTCGGTCTGA
- a CDS encoding TetR family transcriptional regulator: protein MATGNSTQTPDPAAPPRRRPGRPVGSTAGRSVRREEYLEGIIGAIRRIGPDATLAELAAGAGMSKPVLYDHFTDRLGLTAAVVGKLTETVAADALLAVMSGGEPEELLAKVFDVFVSFVEREPQIYGWVIRVAGDLPAGGLSELPMATEAGAHLSKMIGSVLRAAGVDSGGAEPWAFGTVGFALAATDWWLNRRSMSRQDFVNYLAKFVWGGLASSGVEKIDMVTLLGAIPAMVDAGREVMESLDRPAGGGEGRDA from the coding sequence GTGGCGACCGGGAACTCGACGCAGACCCCGGACCCCGCCGCGCCCCCGCGCCGGCGCCCCGGCCGCCCGGTCGGCTCGACCGCCGGCCGCTCGGTCCGCCGCGAGGAGTACCTCGAGGGCATCATCGGCGCGATTCGGCGCATCGGGCCGGACGCGACGCTCGCCGAGCTCGCCGCCGGTGCCGGCATGAGCAAGCCTGTTCTCTACGACCACTTCACCGACCGCCTGGGCCTGACGGCCGCCGTCGTCGGCAAGCTGACCGAGACCGTCGCCGCCGACGCATTGCTCGCCGTGATGTCCGGCGGCGAGCCCGAGGAACTGCTGGCGAAGGTCTTCGACGTCTTCGTCTCCTTCGTCGAGCGTGAGCCCCAGATCTACGGCTGGGTGATCCGCGTGGCCGGGGACCTGCCCGCGGGCGGGCTCTCCGAGCTGCCGATGGCCACCGAGGCCGGCGCGCACCTGTCGAAGATGATCGGTTCGGTGCTGCGCGCGGCCGGCGTCGACTCCGGCGGCGCCGAGCCCTGGGCCTTCGGAACCGTCGGCTTCGCCCTGGCGGCGACCGACTGGTGGCTGAACCGCCGCTCGATGAGCCGGCAGGACTTCGTGAACTACCTGGCCAAGTTCGTCTGGGGCGGGCTCGCGTCCTCGGGTGTGGAGAAGATCGACATGGTGACGCTCCTGGGGGCGATCCCCGCGATGGTCGACGCCGGCCGGGAAGTCATGGAGAGCCTCGATCGACCGGCAGGTGGCGGAGAAGGGCGGGACGCATGA
- a CDS encoding ABC1 kinase family protein produces MSRGNPAAGGPPPLPDLDVLAVDSEWIRGRDGLVEELALLRRHADVVAPRVRAQARSLAGPRLTPATLVAVVVTFVRFCWFALLGALGEAGSVVRRRVLRTPTGGRGEQPSGRPSAGVRRAQQLVHAGGPAYVKVGQGIATAQGLLPDEWVAAFAWCRDEVPPLPAGEAEKAVEAGLGRPLREVFASFSPEPRAAASIAQVHDAVLLDGTEVVVKVQRPGLRRRFGADFRVMAVLAAVTTKVSKSARMTNAKEILPLSAELVLGELDFRLEALNMIHVAAAGEAAGTGFVRVPRPIPGLITSDVLVMERVDGVPYTAARERYGDAIDGAKLLRLAAAGVLEHALIYGVFHGDLHSGNVLITENGTISLVDYGVCGRIDSRERALLVRMLVASMQQDSRGQVMAAVEMGALPDGADIEAAVAEVEKYQSLMTEFTDASFSQLDLTLITRQMKAMIGSLMKIGFQTPKELALFSRNMLYLQGFAAALAPEANMLAELEALLAHMTGKYPVELTTIMMGALIRPAAPPAAESREAAVES; encoded by the coding sequence ATGAGCCGCGGAAACCCGGCGGCCGGTGGCCCGCCGCCCCTGCCGGACCTGGACGTCCTGGCCGTGGATTCCGAGTGGATCCGCGGCCGGGACGGCCTGGTCGAGGAGCTGGCGCTGCTGCGCCGCCACGCCGACGTCGTCGCGCCGCGCGTCCGCGCGCAGGCCCGGTCACTGGCCGGCCCCCGCCTGACGCCGGCGACGCTGGTCGCGGTCGTCGTCACCTTCGTGCGGTTCTGCTGGTTCGCGCTCCTCGGCGCCCTCGGGGAGGCCGGCTCGGTGGTCCGCCGCCGGGTGCTGCGAACGCCTACCGGGGGGAGGGGAGAGCAGCCGAGCGGCCGGCCGTCCGCCGGCGTCCGCCGGGCGCAGCAGCTCGTCCACGCCGGCGGGCCGGCGTACGTGAAGGTCGGGCAGGGCATCGCGACCGCGCAGGGCCTGCTGCCCGACGAGTGGGTCGCCGCCTTCGCCTGGTGCCGCGACGAGGTCCCGCCGTTGCCGGCGGGCGAGGCCGAGAAGGCGGTCGAGGCCGGCCTGGGCCGCCCGCTGAGGGAGGTGTTCGCCTCGTTCAGCCCGGAGCCCCGCGCCGCCGCGTCGATCGCGCAGGTCCACGACGCCGTGCTGCTCGACGGCACCGAGGTCGTCGTCAAGGTGCAGCGGCCGGGCCTGCGGCGCCGCTTCGGCGCCGACTTCCGGGTGATGGCCGTCCTCGCCGCGGTCACGACGAAGGTCAGCAAGTCCGCGCGGATGACCAACGCCAAGGAGATCCTGCCGCTGTCGGCGGAGCTGGTCCTGGGCGAGCTCGACTTCCGCCTCGAGGCGCTGAACATGATCCACGTGGCCGCCGCCGGGGAGGCCGCGGGCACGGGCTTCGTCCGGGTGCCGCGTCCGATCCCCGGCCTGATCACCTCCGACGTCCTCGTCATGGAGCGCGTCGACGGCGTGCCCTACACCGCGGCCCGCGAGCGCTACGGCGACGCGATCGACGGGGCGAAGCTGCTCCGCCTGGCCGCGGCCGGCGTCCTGGAGCACGCGTTGATCTACGGCGTCTTCCACGGCGACCTGCACTCCGGGAACGTCCTCATCACCGAGAACGGAACGATCTCGCTCGTCGACTACGGAGTGTGCGGTCGCATTGACTCTCGGGAACGTGCGCTGCTCGTGCGGATGCTCGTCGCCTCGATGCAGCAGGACTCGCGCGGTCAGGTGATGGCGGCGGTCGAGATGGGCGCGCTGCCGGACGGGGCGGACATCGAGGCCGCGGTCGCCGAGGTCGAGAAGTACCAGTCGCTGATGACCGAGTTCACCGACGCGTCGTTCAGCCAGCTCGATCTGACGCTGATCACGCGTCAGATGAAGGCGATGATCGGGTCCCTGATGAAGATCGGGTTCCAGACGCCCAAGGAACTCGCCTTGTTCAGTCGCAACATGCTCTACCTGCAGGGATTCGCCGCGGCGCTCGCGCCCGAGGCCAACATGCTGGCCGAACTCGAAGCTTTGCTGGCCCATATGACCGGGAAATACCCAGTTGAGCTGACAACCATCATGATGGGTGCTCTGATCAGACCAGCCGCCCCGCCGGCGGCCGAGTCCAGAGAGGCGGCGGTGGAATCCTGA
- a CDS encoding ABC transporter substrate-binding protein → MKLSRPARTLGAAPRRILGGYGPLLALAIAFVLVVTLVPTIAREETVVSGGDTGLAPGQSSDLGGQAVGTPGEPVVPGVTTPGTPQQPGKATTQSAGTGKPASGAADACADRKQQVSGDPYSPPCMTWPAGKDNGGATYRGVTKDKIRIGFRIPVEDIKDFQSTIGDLAGEKANQIPQATEEDFRRTMENLVKYFEKNFQFYGRKIELVEWQGKGSVFNEIVGAGQEAANADAIRAAKELNIFADISAFTQPYADALSRQKVLSIGALYMSREWFAQRAPYAWSPFPDCTSLSETIAEYMNKRVFGYPADHAGEGIKGKERKVGLITPDNPEYQQCANTGQKQIEANGHKVTRYNYTLDLATLSDQANNIAAKMKADGITTIVLASDPLLPLLLISRFSQQNYYPEYVVTGVGLMDSSVLGQLYDSSQWKHAFGLSMIGEEQPQQASYAYAAAKSVDPNHEPIFGVDIFYYFLYQLATGLQMAGPNLTPQTFSDGLRAYPGGTGPAGTWSYPKNTWAPYRDAREIWWDPEAVSVYNGAKGAYRSDNKRYKPGKWPKGPAAPAQLQAFAREPAAIRENA, encoded by the coding sequence ATGAAGCTCTCCCGCCCCGCTCGCACGCTGGGGGCAGCGCCGCGCCGCATCCTCGGCGGCTACGGCCCCCTGCTGGCGCTGGCGATCGCCTTCGTGCTCGTCGTGACGCTGGTGCCGACGATCGCGCGCGAGGAGACCGTGGTCTCCGGCGGCGACACCGGGCTTGCGCCGGGCCAGTCCTCCGACCTCGGTGGCCAGGCGGTTGGCACCCCCGGCGAGCCGGTCGTGCCCGGCGTCACGACGCCCGGCACGCCGCAGCAGCCCGGCAAGGCGACGACCCAGAGCGCGGGCACCGGCAAGCCCGCCTCCGGTGCCGCGGACGCGTGTGCGGACCGCAAGCAGCAGGTCTCCGGTGATCCGTACTCCCCGCCGTGCATGACCTGGCCGGCCGGCAAGGACAACGGCGGCGCGACCTACCGCGGTGTCACCAAGGACAAGATCCGCATCGGGTTCCGCATCCCGGTCGAGGACATCAAGGACTTCCAGTCCACGATCGGCGACCTCGCCGGCGAGAAGGCGAACCAGATCCCGCAGGCGACGGAGGAGGACTTCCGTCGCACGATGGAGAACCTGGTCAAGTACTTCGAGAAGAACTTCCAGTTCTACGGGCGCAAGATCGAACTCGTGGAGTGGCAGGGGAAGGGCTCGGTCTTCAACGAGATCGTCGGTGCCGGGCAGGAGGCCGCGAACGCGGACGCGATCCGCGCGGCCAAGGAGCTCAACATCTTCGCCGACATCAGCGCCTTCACCCAGCCCTACGCCGACGCGCTGTCGCGGCAGAAGGTCCTCTCGATCGGCGCCCTCTACATGTCGCGCGAGTGGTTCGCCCAGCGCGCGCCGTACGCGTGGAGCCCGTTCCCGGACTGCACCTCGCTCTCGGAGACCATCGCCGAGTACATGAACAAGCGCGTCTTCGGCTACCCCGCGGACCACGCCGGTGAGGGCATCAAGGGCAAGGAGCGCAAGGTCGGCCTGATCACCCCGGACAACCCCGAGTATCAGCAGTGCGCGAACACCGGGCAGAAGCAGATCGAGGCCAACGGCCACAAGGTCACCCGGTACAACTACACGCTCGACCTCGCGACGCTCTCGGACCAGGCCAACAACATCGCGGCCAAGATGAAGGCCGACGGCATCACGACGATCGTGCTCGCCTCCGACCCGCTGCTCCCGCTGCTGCTGATCTCGCGCTTCAGTCAGCAGAACTACTACCCGGAGTACGTGGTCACCGGTGTCGGGCTGATGGACTCCTCGGTCCTCGGCCAGCTCTACGACTCGAGTCAGTGGAAGCACGCGTTCGGGCTCTCGATGATCGGCGAGGAGCAGCCGCAGCAGGCGAGCTACGCCTACGCCGCCGCGAAGTCCGTGGACCCGAACCACGAGCCGATCTTCGGCGTCGACATCTTCTACTACTTCCTGTACCAGCTGGCGACGGGCCTGCAGATGGCCGGGCCGAACCTGACGCCGCAGACGTTCTCCGACGGTCTGCGCGCGTACCCGGGCGGCACCGGGCCGGCGGGCACCTGGTCGTACCCGAAGAACACCTGGGCCCCGTACCGGGACGCCCGTGAGATCTGGTGGGACCCGGAGGCGGTCTCGGTGTACAACGGCGCGAAGGGCGCCTACCGCTCGGACAACAAGCGCTACAAGCCGGGCAAGTGGCCGAAGGGCCCCGCCGCTCCGGCGCAGCTGCAGGCGTTCGCGCGTGAGCCCGCCGCGATCCGTGAGAACGCGTGA